Proteins found in one Aneurinibacillus uraniidurans genomic segment:
- a CDS encoding oligosaccharide flippase family protein: MSKNSFLKGTLILTVAAIVSRVLGVGQRVPLQHIMGNDGMTLYTISYNVYSMLLIIATLGVPSALSKQISEYTAVGQYHEAHQTYKAARNFALVTGVVMFLFMIVIAPYYAEYALAPQAELAIKAIAPAMLLFPLIAIMRGYFQGQQFMQPTGLSQVMEQILRVATAVALPLILLHYGYNKDVAVAGASFGAVMGSVAAVAVMIYFYKKHRPDQKKRVSEQKNYKKLTYRQIYGKMLRLSLPITISAMAVPLLYFIDSSTSLRLLTPQNERISVTLKHTDAIIGGKEITLPIAPYLYKNNTTMIPLEEASVAMGADLVWDKNHQRAFYERGPVKATLVMNQPVVLNGKTFGGPLQLAAGTDVPCVPLRFFTEQLHAYNEAVDTVGILGGSAQSLAGLPIILAIALSSSIIPVVSAAYSRRDHAEVQRMSSMALRVALITGVPAALYLTVAAYPINGLLFKNTDATYLKAAFIIGSLCIGTIFQIMMMTSSGILQGLGRTDLPMRHVIIGVLVKLAGNYVFAPLFGIYGIILATSLCFIAVMSLNIRAINQYTKLAILGERWRGFLLSSLLLSVIGLGIIWLGFTVQPHLPIPERLFFGLEAAVIGACSLTAYALALFWLGGIDVHDIRYFPNVAQKVYRMLSRYRIVPAYVEEQKSHVN; the protein is encoded by the coding sequence ATGTCAAAAAACTCATTTTTGAAAGGAACACTCATTCTAACGGTAGCAGCGATTGTATCGCGTGTGCTCGGTGTTGGACAGCGCGTACCATTACAGCACATTATGGGCAACGATGGGATGACACTGTACACGATCTCCTATAACGTCTACAGTATGCTCCTGATCATTGCAACATTGGGCGTTCCGAGCGCACTGAGCAAGCAGATTTCGGAATATACGGCGGTTGGCCAGTATCATGAAGCACATCAGACGTATAAGGCGGCGCGAAATTTTGCGCTCGTTACCGGTGTCGTGATGTTTCTATTTATGATCGTAATCGCACCGTATTATGCGGAATATGCCTTAGCACCGCAGGCAGAGCTGGCAATCAAAGCAATTGCCCCGGCGATGCTTCTCTTCCCACTCATTGCGATTATGCGCGGATATTTCCAGGGTCAGCAATTCATGCAGCCGACCGGGCTTTCCCAGGTGATGGAGCAAATCCTCCGCGTGGCAACGGCTGTCGCCCTGCCGCTTATTCTGCTGCATTATGGATATAACAAAGATGTAGCCGTAGCAGGTGCTTCATTCGGTGCTGTGATGGGAAGTGTCGCAGCGGTAGCGGTCATGATATATTTCTATAAAAAACACCGCCCGGATCAGAAGAAAAGAGTGTCCGAACAAAAAAACTATAAAAAACTCACATACCGCCAAATTTATGGCAAGATGCTGCGTCTGTCCCTGCCTATCACGATTTCTGCGATGGCGGTACCGCTTTTATACTTTATCGATTCGTCTACGTCCCTGCGGCTTCTAACCCCGCAGAACGAGCGCATATCGGTGACGTTAAAACATACGGATGCCATAATCGGTGGTAAAGAGATTACACTGCCAATCGCGCCGTATTTGTACAAGAACAACACGACGATGATTCCGCTTGAGGAAGCGAGCGTCGCGATGGGCGCCGATCTTGTCTGGGATAAAAACCACCAGCGAGCCTTTTATGAGCGTGGTCCGGTCAAAGCAACTCTTGTCATGAACCAGCCCGTTGTACTAAACGGAAAAACGTTCGGCGGCCCACTCCAACTCGCTGCCGGTACGGATGTACCTTGTGTGCCGCTCCGTTTCTTTACAGAACAGCTGCATGCGTACAATGAAGCGGTGGATACAGTGGGGATTCTCGGCGGAAGCGCCCAGTCGCTTGCTGGACTGCCGATTATTCTCGCCATTGCGCTTAGTTCATCGATCATTCCGGTCGTATCGGCTGCGTATTCGCGACGCGACCATGCGGAAGTGCAGCGCATGAGTTCGATGGCACTGCGGGTAGCGCTCATTACGGGCGTTCCGGCGGCGCTGTATTTGACAGTAGCAGCGTATCCGATTAACGGGCTGCTATTTAAAAATACGGATGCTACCTACTTGAAAGCGGCATTTATTATCGGGTCTTTATGTATCGGTACGATTTTCCAGATCATGATGATGACATCGTCCGGCATTCTGCAAGGACTTGGCCGCACGGATTTGCCGATGCGCCATGTCATTATCGGCGTGCTTGTCAAGCTGGCGGGTAACTATGTATTTGCTCCGCTGTTCGGCATTTACGGCATCATCCTGGCAACATCACTTTGCTTTATTGCTGTTATGTCGCTCAATATTCGGGCGATTAATCAGTATACAAAGCTGGCGATTCTTGGGGAACGCTGGCGCGGTTTTCTGCTGTCCTCGCTTCTTCTGTCCGTGATCGGACTCGGCATCATCTGGCTTGGGTTTACGGTTCAACCACATCTCCCGATCCCAGAGCGCCTGTTCTTTGGACTCGAAGCGGCAGTTATCGGTGCATGTTCGCTGACCGCCTATGCGCTAGCCTTATTCTGGCTTGGCGGCATTGATGTACATGATATTCGCTATTTCCCGAACGTGGCACAGAAAGTGTATCGCATGCTGTCCCGCTACCGGATTGTTCCGGCGTATGTGGAGGAGCAGAAAAGTCATGTGAATTAG
- a CDS encoding Rqc2 family fibronectin-binding protein, whose amino-acid sequence MAFDGIVTRAVTHELNEKLAGSRIAKIHQPTDTDIVMQIRTRSGSVRLLLSASLSFPRLHLTTAAYQNPLEAPMFCMLLRKYCEGAVIESIRQVDMERIVHIDVRGRDELGDDRAKRIVLEIMGRHSNLILLDPETGLIHDGLHHVTPSVSRYRVVLPGRPYLPPPPQDKLNPLEASEHEFLVRMKFNEGKLDKQLISSFAGMSPLVATEILHRTGLPTADALWNAFRSVMKDVDAHLYTPTIVRTETKEYFSAVPLTHLQGMAETFDSMSTCLEAFYHGKAERDTVKQRMHDLLRLVSNERDKNVKKIEKLKETKRQAEDAHVYQRYGELITANIYQMERGQTDVTVLNYYEDGSPELTISLDPRLTPSENAQMYFKKYTKAKNSLAILDEQIASAEEEVRYLDMIIQQVESAGLADIEEIRDELTEEGYLRARPSRNRKPKTKHPILERYTSSEGIEIYLGKNNKQNEYLTNRLAAPTDTWLHTKDIPGSHVVIRSTEFGDATLAEAAMLAAYHSKARQSSQVPVDYTLVRHVKKPKGSKPGFVIYEQQKTLFITPDDTVLRDLTRTKTTTS is encoded by the coding sequence ATGGCTTTTGACGGCATTGTCACGCGTGCAGTGACACACGAGCTGAATGAGAAGCTGGCTGGCTCGCGGATCGCAAAAATCCACCAGCCGACCGATACAGACATCGTGATGCAAATTCGCACGCGCAGCGGCAGCGTCCGCCTTCTGCTGTCGGCGAGCCTGAGTTTTCCCCGTCTTCATCTGACAACCGCAGCGTATCAGAATCCGCTTGAAGCGCCAATGTTCTGCATGCTGCTCCGCAAATATTGTGAAGGAGCCGTCATTGAGTCCATCCGTCAGGTGGACATGGAACGGATTGTACATATCGATGTGCGCGGCCGCGACGAATTAGGTGATGATCGCGCCAAACGTATTGTGCTCGAAATTATGGGGCGGCATAGTAACCTGATCCTCCTGGACCCGGAAACAGGGCTCATCCATGATGGACTGCATCATGTCACACCTTCCGTCAGCCGTTACCGGGTCGTTCTTCCGGGTCGGCCCTATTTGCCACCGCCGCCGCAAGATAAACTCAATCCTCTTGAAGCATCTGAACATGAGTTTCTTGTACGCATGAAATTTAATGAGGGAAAGCTGGACAAACAGCTTATCAGCTCCTTCGCCGGTATGAGTCCGCTTGTTGCAACTGAAATCCTGCACCGCACAGGGTTGCCAACCGCAGACGCACTTTGGAATGCGTTTCGCTCTGTCATGAAGGATGTAGATGCACATCTGTACACGCCAACGATTGTCCGAACAGAAACAAAAGAGTACTTCTCGGCCGTCCCGCTTACCCATCTGCAAGGTATGGCAGAAACGTTTGATTCTATGAGTACCTGCCTCGAAGCTTTCTATCATGGCAAAGCTGAGCGCGATACGGTCAAACAGCGCATGCACGATTTGCTGCGACTCGTAAGCAATGAACGCGATAAAAATGTGAAAAAGATCGAAAAGCTGAAAGAAACGAAGCGTCAGGCGGAAGATGCGCATGTGTATCAGCGGTACGGCGAGCTGATTACCGCCAACATTTATCAGATGGAACGCGGGCAAACAGACGTGACGGTGTTGAATTACTATGAGGATGGTTCACCAGAGCTAACGATTTCACTTGACCCAAGACTGACACCGTCCGAGAATGCCCAGATGTATTTCAAAAAATACACAAAGGCTAAAAACAGTCTGGCAATCCTGGATGAACAAATCGCAAGTGCCGAAGAAGAAGTCCGCTATCTGGATATGATCATCCAGCAGGTGGAAAGTGCAGGATTAGCGGATATTGAAGAAATTCGTGACGAGTTGACTGAGGAAGGTTATCTCCGTGCTCGTCCAAGTCGTAATCGGAAGCCAAAAACGAAACATCCGATACTCGAACGGTATACATCCAGTGAGGGCATTGAGATATACCTTGGCAAAAACAACAAGCAAAACGAGTACTTGACGAACCGACTTGCAGCGCCAACTGATACATGGCTGCATACGAAAGATATTCCAGGTTCTCATGTCGTCATTCGCAGCACCGAGTTCGGAGATGCCACACTTGCCGAAGCAGCGATGCTTGCGGCGTACCACAGCAAAGCACGGCAATCAAGCCAGGTGCCCGTTGACTATACGCTTGTGCGCCACGTCAAAAAACCAAAAGGCTCAAAGCCGGGCTTTGTCATTTATGAACAGCAAAAAACGCTGTTCATTACGCCAGATGATACTGTGCTGCGCGATCTAACCCGTACGAAAACTACAACGTCTTGA
- a CDS encoding cation-translocating P-type ATPase, with protein sequence MSGQHYWFSYTDEELAGILKTDTRQGLTSTEAQERLATIGVNELADKEKPSLLLLFLGQFKDFMVLVLLAATLISGFLGEYVDAIAIISIVLINGILGFIQEFRAERSLSALKELTAPMAYCIRDGELAHIPARELVPGDIIYLESGDRIPADVRFLSANGLHIEESTLTGESVPVMKRATVLRHEALPLGDQENIGFMGTMVTAGTGYAVVLTTGMMTEMGKIAHLIQTTESLQTPLQLKLEQLGKVLIVVALLLTAVVVGTGILHGQNAYDMFLAGVSLAVAAIPEGLPAIVTVALALGVQRMIKRRAIVRKLPSVETLGSASVICSDKTGTLTQNKMTVTHIWMEDGVVEISGTGYEPQGEFLTGQRAMRAQANPTLYKLLQFGVLCNNARLAQEKAEKKGILRRATEEWVVNGDPTEGALLVVGGKAGLTQDSLAQTWTRIKEFPFDSTRKMMSVVVEDAYRKRVVITKGAPDVLLSRCTHILWKGQAVALTPALRRQISYANEALAKQALRVLALAYRDVHGKEIPATDTSAERQLVFVGLTGMIDPPREEVRDAIQKCRQAGIKTVMITGDHQTTAEAIAGQLGILPAGGLTVNGQDLYNMSDSEFDSIADNVYVYARVSPEHKLRIVKALQKRGHVVAMTGDGVNDAPAIKAADIGIAMGITGTDVTKEAAALVLADDNFATIEAAIEEGRTIYDNIRKFIRYLLASNVGEIMVMFFAMLAGLPLPLVPVQILWVNLVTDGLPALALGVDQPEEATMKRPPRSRTENVFARGLAWKIISRGVLIGASTLAAFWITLLAHPDELIRAQTVGFATLVMAQLIHVFDCRSEISIFSRNPLQNKYLVLAVLSSVLLVLPVIYLPALQPIFSTVALTGTEWGLVLLLGGLPTFATGIFSLMFVRSGKQRRVR encoded by the coding sequence ATGAGTGGGCAGCATTATTGGTTCAGTTATACAGACGAAGAATTGGCCGGGATTCTCAAGACAGATACCCGGCAAGGACTAACAAGCACAGAAGCGCAGGAGAGACTTGCAACGATTGGGGTAAACGAACTAGCAGATAAGGAGAAACCATCCCTGCTATTGTTGTTCCTCGGACAGTTTAAAGACTTTATGGTACTTGTGCTGCTGGCAGCAACATTAATTTCGGGCTTCCTCGGGGAATACGTAGACGCCATTGCCATTATTTCGATTGTGTTGATTAACGGGATTCTCGGATTTATCCAGGAGTTTCGAGCCGAACGTTCGCTTTCTGCACTTAAAGAATTGACCGCTCCGATGGCGTATTGCATCCGGGATGGGGAGCTAGCACATATTCCGGCACGAGAGCTGGTGCCGGGCGATATTATTTATCTGGAAAGCGGAGATCGTATTCCGGCCGATGTTCGTTTTTTATCTGCCAATGGGCTGCACATCGAAGAATCTACCTTAACCGGGGAGTCAGTACCGGTTATGAAACGAGCGACTGTCCTGCGGCACGAAGCTCTTCCGCTTGGCGATCAGGAGAATATCGGTTTTATGGGGACGATGGTGACGGCTGGAACCGGATATGCGGTCGTGTTAACAACTGGAATGATGACAGAAATGGGGAAAATCGCTCATCTTATCCAGACGACTGAATCGCTGCAGACTCCCCTGCAGTTGAAGCTTGAGCAGCTAGGCAAAGTGCTTATCGTAGTCGCGCTGCTTCTGACGGCTGTTGTAGTTGGGACGGGCATTCTGCACGGACAGAATGCGTATGATATGTTCCTGGCGGGTGTGAGCCTGGCGGTAGCGGCGATTCCAGAAGGATTGCCTGCGATTGTGACCGTAGCGCTCGCGCTTGGGGTACAGCGGATGATTAAACGTCGGGCGATTGTCCGCAAGCTGCCATCGGTTGAGACACTGGGTAGTGCGAGTGTAATCTGTTCCGATAAAACGGGAACCTTGACGCAGAACAAAATGACGGTGACACATATCTGGATGGAAGATGGCGTAGTCGAAATAAGTGGGACCGGATACGAACCACAGGGCGAATTTCTTACTGGACAGCGGGCGATGCGGGCACAGGCGAATCCGACGTTGTATAAGCTCCTTCAGTTCGGAGTTTTATGCAACAACGCGAGGCTTGCGCAGGAGAAAGCAGAAAAGAAGGGAATTCTTCGTCGTGCGACAGAAGAGTGGGTGGTGAACGGAGACCCGACAGAAGGGGCATTACTCGTTGTGGGCGGCAAGGCCGGGCTTACGCAGGATTCGCTTGCGCAAACATGGACACGCATCAAGGAGTTCCCGTTTGATTCTACGCGAAAAATGATGTCGGTTGTCGTTGAGGATGCGTACCGCAAGCGTGTTGTCATTACGAAAGGGGCGCCGGATGTTCTGCTATCACGCTGTACGCATATTTTATGGAAAGGGCAGGCGGTAGCACTTACGCCAGCGCTGCGCCGGCAAATCTCATATGCGAATGAAGCTTTGGCCAAGCAGGCGCTTCGTGTGCTAGCGCTCGCGTATCGAGATGTGCACGGCAAGGAAATACCGGCAACCGATACGTCAGCGGAACGTCAGCTTGTGTTTGTTGGATTGACAGGCATGATTGATCCGCCACGAGAAGAGGTACGGGACGCGATCCAGAAGTGCCGTCAGGCTGGAATCAAAACGGTTATGATTACAGGCGACCATCAGACGACAGCGGAAGCCATTGCTGGACAGCTCGGTATCCTTCCGGCGGGCGGGTTGACAGTAAATGGACAGGATTTATATAATATGTCCGATAGTGAGTTCGATTCAATTGCAGACAATGTATATGTGTATGCACGCGTATCGCCGGAGCATAAGCTTAGAATCGTCAAGGCGCTTCAGAAGAGAGGGCATGTAGTGGCGATGACAGGCGACGGAGTGAACGATGCCCCGGCAATTAAGGCGGCAGACATCGGCATTGCAATGGGGATAACGGGAACGGATGTAACGAAAGAAGCGGCTGCACTCGTGCTTGCCGACGACAATTTTGCCACGATCGAAGCGGCCATTGAAGAAGGAAGGACGATTTACGATAACATTCGCAAATTCATTCGGTATCTGCTGGCCTCAAATGTCGGTGAGATCATGGTTATGTTTTTTGCGATGCTCGCCGGACTTCCGCTACCGCTTGTGCCGGTACAAATTTTGTGGGTCAATCTCGTAACCGATGGGCTTCCCGCGTTAGCACTCGGTGTCGATCAGCCGGAAGAAGCGACGATGAAGCGTCCACCGCGCTCGCGGACGGAGAACGTGTTTGCCCGTGGCTTAGCGTGGAAAATCATCTCACGTGGTGTATTGATTGGTGCATCCACGCTGGCGGCTTTCTGGATCACGCTGCTTGCACATCCAGATGAGCTGATCCGTGCCCAGACGGTAGGATTTGCTACACTTGTTATGGCGCAGCTGATTCATGTGTTTGACTGCCGGAGCGAGATTTCGATCTTTAGTCGCAACCCGTTGCAAAACAAATACCTGGTGTTGGCAGTTCTGTCATCTGTCCTGCTTGTGCTTCCGGTGATATATCTTCCGGCGCTGCAGCCGATTTTTAGCACGGTGGCACTTACGGGCACAGAATGGGGGCTTGTTCTTCTGCTTGGCGGACTTCCGACATTTGCAACCGGCATATTTTCGCTGATGTTTGTCCGTTCCGGTAAACAGAGAAGGGTGAGATAA
- the dapF gene encoding diaminopimelate epimerase has protein sequence MNFTKMNGLGNDFIVVAHFETLPLEAAEMAKRMCDRHFGVGADGLVFILPSEQADVRMRIMNADGSEAEQCGNAVRCVAKYAFDNGLVSGTELTVETGAGLQRVWIEAKEGRARRVKVDMGAPILNGQIIPLAVDGEPVVEHPIQANGRDFRFTGVSMGNPHAVIFVDDAAAFEVDVWGPPLEVHEMFPNKANIEFASVVSPEEMTMRVWERGCGQTYACGTGACATVVAGALTGRTSRAALVHLKGGDLHIEWSEVDGHVYMTGPAEEVFTGHWSVR, from the coding sequence GTGAATTTCACGAAGATGAATGGACTGGGCAATGACTTTATCGTCGTTGCCCATTTTGAAACGTTACCGCTTGAGGCGGCTGAGATGGCGAAGCGCATGTGCGATCGCCATTTTGGCGTTGGAGCGGATGGATTGGTTTTTATTCTGCCGTCTGAGCAGGCAGACGTACGGATGCGTATTATGAATGCCGATGGTTCGGAAGCCGAGCAGTGCGGTAATGCGGTGCGTTGTGTCGCAAAATATGCGTTCGATAACGGTCTTGTGTCTGGTACAGAGTTGACAGTAGAGACAGGTGCTGGCCTGCAGCGCGTCTGGATTGAAGCCAAAGAAGGACGAGCACGCCGTGTGAAAGTAGATATGGGAGCACCGATTCTTAACGGGCAGATCATTCCGCTCGCGGTGGATGGGGAGCCGGTTGTTGAGCATCCTATTCAGGCGAATGGACGCGATTTCCGCTTTACAGGTGTATCGATGGGAAATCCGCATGCGGTCATTTTTGTCGATGATGCCGCTGCCTTTGAGGTAGACGTATGGGGACCACCGCTTGAAGTGCATGAGATGTTTCCGAACAAAGCCAACATTGAATTCGCTTCGGTCGTTTCACCAGAAGAGATGACAATGCGGGTGTGGGAACGCGGCTGCGGTCAGACGTATGCATGCGGCACAGGAGCATGTGCAACTGTGGTAGCTGGTGCATTAACGGGTCGAACCAGCCGTGCAGCACTTGTGCATCTGAAGGGTGGCGACTTGCACATTGAATGGAGCGAAGTGGACGGACATGTTTATATGACAGGTCCTGCAGAAGAAGTATTTACGGGACATTGGAGCGTTCGATAA
- a CDS encoding YicC/YloC family endoribonuclease encodes MVYSMTGYGRGEARTQASSVTVEMRSVNHRFSEVAIRMPREIAALEDAVRRAVLTRIKRGRIDVFITLVADETSSSLQINWELARQYKEAAEQMAERLGVAGELTTKDMLLLPDVVHVGEDRPDAEAYRETVLAAVQEAVDALVDMRGREGAALREDVLARIAAMESIATELAAFAPAVAGAYRERIFARIEEYIQGRVEIDESRLLHEVALFAERADITEELTRLTSHFTQFRSIVDETDAIGRKLDFLVQECHREINTMGAKANHLEISQKVVILKAELEKVKEQVQNIE; translated from the coding sequence ATGGTATACAGCATGACCGGATATGGGCGGGGCGAAGCCCGCACACAGGCAAGTAGTGTTACTGTGGAAATGCGCTCGGTAAATCATCGTTTTAGTGAAGTGGCGATTCGCATGCCGCGTGAGATTGCAGCTCTTGAAGACGCCGTTCGTCGTGCGGTGCTTACTCGGATTAAGCGTGGGCGAATCGATGTATTCATTACGCTGGTAGCGGATGAAACATCGTCTTCCCTGCAGATTAATTGGGAGCTTGCCCGTCAGTATAAGGAAGCGGCCGAGCAGATGGCAGAGCGTCTTGGTGTAGCGGGTGAGTTGACAACGAAAGATATGTTACTTCTCCCGGATGTCGTCCATGTTGGAGAAGATCGGCCAGATGCGGAGGCGTATCGGGAGACGGTGCTTGCTGCGGTGCAAGAGGCAGTGGATGCACTTGTAGATATGCGTGGGCGTGAGGGAGCTGCACTGCGTGAAGATGTACTGGCACGTATTGCGGCTATGGAGAGCATAGCAACGGAGCTAGCCGCATTTGCTCCGGCTGTGGCAGGGGCATACCGGGAGCGGATTTTTGCCCGGATCGAAGAATACATACAAGGGCGGGTCGAGATTGACGAGAGCCGCCTGCTTCACGAAGTAGCGCTGTTTGCCGAACGGGCTGATATTACCGAAGAGCTTACCCGGCTCACTAGCCATTTTACACAGTTCCGCTCGATTGTAGATGAAACGGATGCGATTGGACGTAAGCTGGATTTCCTTGTGCAGGAATGCCATCGGGAAATTAATACAATGGGTGCAAAGGCGAATCATCTCGAAATCAGCCAAAAAGTGGTGATTTTGAAAGCTGAGCTAGAAAAAGTGAAAGAACAGGTGCAAAATATAGAGTAA
- the remA gene encoding extracellular matrix/biofilm regulator RemA produces MAIKLINIGFGNIVSANRIISIVSPESAPIKRIIQEARDRSMLIDATYGRRTRAVIVTDSDHVILSAVQPETVAHRLTSKDDDSDE; encoded by the coding sequence ATGGCTATTAAGCTGATTAATATCGGATTCGGCAATATTGTATCCGCTAATCGCATCATTTCTATTGTGAGTCCCGAATCTGCTCCCATTAAGCGGATCATTCAGGAAGCGCGGGATCGCAGCATGCTCATTGATGCGACATACGGCCGCCGTACGCGTGCGGTTATTGTTACGGATAGTGATCATGTTATTTTATCGGCGGTACAGCCTGAAACAGTGGCGCATCGCTTGACAAGTAAGGATGACGATTCAGACGAATAA
- the gmk gene encoding guanylate kinase gives MKHDRGLLIVLSGPSGVGKGTVCAALRPRMKDLVYSVSATTRTPRAGEVDGVNYFFKTKEQFKHMIENDQLLEWAEYVGNFYGTPRGFVEDTLASGRDVILEIEVQGALQVKEKFPEGIFVFLAPPDLKELRSRITGRGTETEESIHNRMMMAKAEIELMDHYNYVVVNDEVDKACERIQAIVVAEHCKKERQIAKYRNCIEEVF, from the coding sequence ATGAAGCACGACAGAGGGTTATTGATTGTGTTGTCAGGGCCGTCCGGCGTAGGAAAAGGCACGGTATGTGCTGCTCTGCGTCCGCGTATGAAGGACCTGGTTTATTCGGTGTCTGCGACAACGCGTACACCGCGTGCAGGTGAAGTAGACGGTGTGAATTATTTCTTCAAAACGAAGGAACAATTCAAGCACATGATCGAGAATGACCAGCTGCTTGAATGGGCAGAATATGTTGGTAATTTCTATGGTACACCGCGCGGATTTGTAGAAGATACACTCGCAAGTGGACGCGATGTAATTCTAGAGATTGAGGTGCAGGGAGCGCTTCAGGTGAAAGAGAAGTTCCCAGAAGGAATTTTTGTATTTCTCGCGCCGCCGGATCTGAAAGAACTCCGCTCACGAATCACAGGTCGCGGAACGGAGACAGAAGAAAGCATTCATAATCGCATGATGATGGCTAAAGCTGAAATTGAGCTGATGGACCATTACAATTACGTTGTTGTCAACGATGAAGTGGACAAGGCATGCGAACGTATTCAGGCCATTGTGGTGGCAGAACATTGTAAGAAGGAACGTCAGATTGCGAAATATCGCAACTGTATCGAGGAGGTTTTTTAA
- the rpoZ gene encoding DNA-directed RNA polymerase subunit omega, producing the protein MIYPSIDKLLENVDSKYTLVTIASKRARQMRESNEFLIEKPVSYKHVGTALEELYAGKIEFERLK; encoded by the coding sequence ATGATTTATCCATCAATTGATAAGCTGCTTGAGAATGTGGACAGCAAATATACACTTGTTACAATCGCGTCAAAGCGTGCTCGCCAGATGCGGGAATCAAACGAATTTTTGATTGAGAAGCCGGTTTCCTACAAACATGTAGGTACAGCGCTTGAAGAACTGTATGCGGGTAAGATTGAGTTTGAACGATTGAAATAA
- the coaBC gene encoding bifunctional phosphopantothenoylcysteine decarboxylase/phosphopantothenate--cysteine ligase CoaBC, which produces MKGKTIVIGVTGGIAIYKIADLCSKLTQKGANVWVLMTESATRFVQPITFQSLVRNPVLTDTFQEPNPQVISHIHVADMADLFLVAPATANTIGKMANGIADDIVTTAYLATKAPVWIAPAMNVNMYNHPAVQHNLTRLTEYGHRLVEPAEGYLACGWIGKGRLAEPIDILSEIEAYFAGETRRDLVGQKLLVTAGATRESVDPVRFFTNHSSGKMGYAIAEAAVKRGAEVVLVSGRTNLTPPAGVEFVQIDSAEEMYQAVMARYDEMDIVVKSAAVADYRPKVVHTNKMKKKSGDLVIELERTRDILAELGARKTHQFLVGFAAETENVEENARGKMERKRADMIVANNVAEEGAGFGVDTNIVTIYTRDGEAQQLPQMSKADIADCILDEVVARKKEA; this is translated from the coding sequence GTGAAGGGGAAGACGATTGTAATAGGAGTAACGGGCGGAATCGCCATTTATAAGATTGCGGATTTGTGTAGTAAGTTGACGCAGAAGGGTGCGAATGTGTGGGTGCTGATGACGGAGTCTGCGACACGATTTGTGCAGCCGATTACATTTCAGTCGCTTGTGCGTAACCCTGTTCTGACCGATACGTTTCAGGAGCCGAATCCGCAGGTGATTTCCCATATTCATGTAGCGGATATGGCCGATTTGTTCCTTGTTGCACCAGCGACTGCGAATACGATTGGCAAAATGGCGAATGGGATCGCGGATGATATTGTGACAACGGCGTATCTGGCAACGAAAGCGCCGGTGTGGATTGCTCCGGCGATGAATGTGAATATGTATAACCATCCGGCGGTCCAGCACAATCTTACGCGTCTTACAGAATACGGTCATCGTTTGGTAGAGCCAGCGGAAGGCTATCTCGCCTGTGGCTGGATCGGTAAAGGACGTCTGGCAGAACCCATTGATATTCTCAGTGAAATCGAAGCGTACTTCGCGGGTGAGACACGTCGCGATCTCGTGGGCCAAAAACTGCTCGTAACCGCAGGGGCGACACGAGAATCGGTTGATCCGGTCCGCTTTTTCACGAATCATTCATCCGGCAAGATGGGCTACGCGATTGCGGAAGCGGCGGTGAAACGTGGAGCGGAGGTTGTACTCGTGAGTGGCCGAACGAACCTTACGCCGCCAGCGGGTGTGGAATTCGTACAAATTGATTCGGCAGAAGAGATGTATCAAGCGGTAATGGCCCGCTATGATGAGATGGACATCGTAGTGAAATCAGCAGCCGTAGCCGATTATCGCCCAAAAGTCGTACATACAAATAAAATGAAAAAGAAGTCCGGTGATCTGGTTATCGAGCTGGAGCGGACACGTGATATTTTAGCTGAACTTGGTGCGCGTAAGACGCATCAATTCCTCGTTGGATTTGCTGCCGAAACGGAAAATGTTGAAGAAAATGCGCGCGGTAAAATGGAGCGTAAACGGGCCGATATGATTGTGGCGAATAATGTAGCCGAAGAAGGGGCTGGATTCGGTGTCGATACGAACATAGTGACGATCTACACGCGTGACGGAGAGGCACAACAGCTCCCACAGATGAGCAAAGCTGATATTGCAGACTGTATTCTTGATGAAGTAGTAGCCCGGAAGAAGGAGGCGTAA